One Saccharopolyspora erythraea NRRL 2338 genomic region harbors:
- a CDS encoding squalene/phytoene synthase family protein → MGSPDRVRHLRRRPRRRSAPARVAAHRGLRRPRERVLRAAGDGCAAAERAGQSPAPPRPAARTCLRALVRTWDVPRESVREFMDTIATDLRVTHYPTYTDLRRYVDAVCGHNGLWVNALLSHPPHGTEHCAVHAIHASAGLQLTDYLRDLREDIEDGRCYLPLEDLDAFGISTDDLAEAARSGRMTEPLRELVRFEAERARLHFAQAADWWRSVHPSMRELPRLYVRLGQHGLERITRSGHDIFRATRTARAVCATASCAEFAAGYARAATRRLTARTPSGVQRAASREDKAGAA, encoded by the coding sequence CTGGGAAGCCCTGATCGGGTTCGTCACCTACGTCGACGACCTCGTCGACGATCCGCACCAGCCCGTGTCGCAGCGCATCGTGGGCTACGACGCCCACGCGAGCGAGTTCTTCGAGCTGCTGGAGACGGGTGCGCCGCGGCCGAGCGCGCCGGCCAGTCCCCAGCACCACCTCGGCCGGCAGCTCGGACGTGCCTTCGCGCCCTCGTGCGCACGTGGGACGTACCGCGGGAATCGGTGCGGGAGTTCATGGACACCATCGCGACCGATCTGCGCGTCACGCACTACCCGACCTACACGGACCTGCGGCGCTACGTCGACGCCGTGTGCGGGCACAACGGTCTGTGGGTCAACGCGCTGCTGTCGCATCCCCCGCACGGCACGGAGCACTGCGCCGTCCACGCGATCCACGCGAGCGCCGGGCTCCAGCTCACCGACTACCTGCGCGATCTGCGCGAGGACATCGAGGACGGCCGTTGCTACCTGCCGCTGGAGGACCTGGACGCGTTCGGGATCAGCACCGACGACCTGGCGGAGGCGGCGCGGAGCGGGCGGATGACCGAACCGCTGCGCGAACTGGTCCGTTTCGAGGCCGAGCGCGCGCGGCTGCACTTCGCCCAGGCCGCCGACTGGTGGCGTTCGGTGCACCCCAGCATGAGGGAGCTTCCCCGCCTCTACGTGCGCCTGGGGCAGCACGGCCTGGAGCGGATCACGAGGTCCGGGCACGACATCTTCCGCGCGACCCGCACCGCGCGGGCGGTGTGCGCGACGGCTTCGTGCGCCGAGTTCGCCGCCGGATACGCGCGGGCTGCGACGAGGCGCCTCACGGCGAGGACCCCTTCAGGTGTCCAGCGCGCGGCCTCCCGCGAGGACAAGGCCGGGGCGGCCTGA
- a CDS encoding transglycosylase domain-containing protein, which yields MIGAGVRSGVLLKMFGLCVLAGVLVASLMMPLATGAGAVVNQATDAMSRMSSSLAQRDMPQVSTVTDKDGDPIAYFFKDYRVETPPEQIPDTMKAAITAVEDKRFWDHGGVDWQGTMRALATNVSSGETAQGASTITQQYVKNYLVHVVAQTEMDAEKAKETTIARKLREAKIAVELERTMTKEEILTGYLNVVPFGNQTFGVGAAAQTYFGTTPDKLTIAQSALLAAIVNQPGSLNPNSNPADAMARRNLVIDLMADPNNNIRITPQDAEQAKKEPLGVMSPLGRPPNGCVGLGDGTTDGFFCSYVKDYLERLGIDSDDLKTGGYTVRTTLDRKSSDAAKQAAQKQVPTQTEGIANVMSVVQPGKDKHKVRALVANRDFGNDLSKGQSAYDIVSRVQPFGAGSIYKVFTAASAMEQGMSPYDVIDVPPSYTSRVYKNGTAPYTVGNADGVQPGPRTLQMALATSPNTAFVALQERAGLSNVVDMAARLGLRHGMLGVNSSGQTLKDDGSNGPSQAEVIKKGNRGAFTLGYTPTSVLELSNVAATIMSDGVYCPPTPLEEVKDRNGNIVPLNEGACEQAIAPHVANQLAQGMSKDDTDGTSRQAAQAVGWNRPMIGKTGTTQEHKSAGFLAATPQMAGAVLTYADGNSPQGICDGGGDAPPYLCGKHGGNIYGGKVPARTWFDAMTRIHEGLPSAPLPGAPAPPPAAPPR from the coding sequence ATGATTGGGGCTGGCGTGCGCAGCGGCGTACTACTGAAGATGTTCGGCCTGTGCGTGCTCGCGGGGGTCCTGGTGGCGAGCCTGATGATGCCGCTGGCCACCGGCGCGGGCGCGGTGGTGAACCAGGCGACGGATGCCATGTCCAGGATGTCGAGTTCGCTTGCGCAGCGCGACATGCCGCAGGTGTCGACCGTCACCGACAAGGACGGCGACCCGATCGCCTACTTCTTCAAGGACTACCGGGTCGAGACGCCGCCGGAGCAGATCCCCGACACCATGAAGGCGGCCATCACCGCCGTCGAGGACAAGCGGTTCTGGGACCACGGCGGGGTCGACTGGCAGGGCACCATGCGCGCGCTGGCGACCAACGTCAGCAGCGGTGAGACCGCGCAGGGCGCGTCCACGATCACCCAGCAGTACGTCAAGAACTACCTGGTGCACGTCGTCGCGCAGACCGAGATGGACGCCGAGAAGGCCAAGGAGACCACCATCGCGCGAAAGCTGCGCGAGGCCAAGATCGCCGTCGAGCTCGAACGCACCATGACCAAGGAGGAGATCCTCACCGGATACCTCAACGTGGTGCCGTTCGGCAACCAGACCTTCGGCGTCGGTGCGGCCGCCCAGACCTACTTCGGCACCACCCCGGACAAGCTGACGATCGCCCAGTCCGCGCTGCTCGCCGCCATCGTCAACCAGCCCGGTTCGCTGAACCCCAACAGCAACCCGGCCGACGCGATGGCCCGCCGCAACCTGGTGATCGACCTGATGGCCGACCCGAACAACAACATCCGCATCACCCCGCAGGACGCCGAACAGGCCAAGAAGGAGCCGCTCGGCGTGATGTCCCCGCTCGGCCGCCCGCCGAACGGCTGCGTCGGCCTCGGCGACGGCACCACCGACGGCTTCTTCTGCAGCTACGTCAAGGACTACCTGGAGCGGCTCGGGATCGACTCAGACGACCTCAAGACCGGCGGTTACACGGTCCGCACCACGCTCGACCGCAAGTCCAGCGACGCGGCCAAGCAGGCCGCCCAGAAGCAGGTCCCGACCCAGACCGAGGGCATCGCGAACGTGATGTCGGTCGTGCAGCCGGGCAAGGACAAGCACAAGGTGCGGGCGCTGGTCGCCAACCGCGACTTCGGCAACGACCTGAGCAAGGGCCAGAGCGCCTACGACATCGTCAGCCGGGTCCAGCCGTTCGGTGCGGGCTCGATCTACAAGGTGTTCACGGCGGCGTCGGCCATGGAGCAGGGCATGAGCCCCTACGACGTCATCGACGTCCCGCCGTCCTACACCTCGCGCGTCTACAAGAACGGCACCGCGCCCTACACGGTCGGCAACGCCGACGGTGTGCAGCCCGGCCCGCGGACGCTCCAGATGGCGCTGGCGACGTCGCCGAACACCGCGTTCGTCGCGCTGCAGGAACGGGCGGGGCTCAGCAACGTCGTCGACATGGCCGCTCGCCTCGGGCTGCGGCACGGCATGCTCGGCGTGAACTCCAGCGGCCAGACCCTCAAGGACGACGGCTCGAACGGTCCGTCGCAGGCAGAGGTGATCAAGAAGGGCAACCGGGGCGCGTTCACCCTGGGCTACACCCCGACCAGCGTGCTGGAGCTCTCCAACGTCGCGGCGACGATCATGAGCGACGGCGTCTACTGCCCGCCGACTCCGCTGGAGGAGGTCAAGGACCGCAACGGCAACATCGTGCCGCTCAACGAAGGCGCCTGCGAGCAGGCGATCGCACCGCACGTCGCCAACCAGCTCGCACAGGGCATGAGCAAGGACGACACCGACGGCACCTCCCGCCAGGCCGCCCAGGCGGTCGGCTGGAACCGGCCGATGATCGGCAAGACCGGTACGACGCAGGAGCACAAGTCGGCGGGCTTCCTGGCGGCGACCCCGCAGATGGCCGGCGCGGTGCTGACCTACGCCGACGGCAACAGCCCGCAGGGCATCTGCGACGGCGGCGGTGACGCACCGCCGTACCTGTGCGGCAAGCACGGCGGCAACATCTACGGCGGAAAGGTGCCTGCCCGCACCTGGTTCGACGCCATGACGAGGATCCACGAGGGCTTGCCGTCCGCGCCGCTGCCGGGTGCCCCGGCGCCGCCGCCGGCGGCTCCCCCGAGGTAA
- a CDS encoding glycerophosphodiester phosphodiesterase, translated as MRSKSLRAVSSLLVSVALSAGIVAPAAAGPPGHGPGFDLQAHRGGIAHYPEGTLPAFANAMRIGVTTLELDVQITADGREVVTHDRQIKPGKCLDTAPAFPGDPQFPYAGSYVKDLTFAQVRTLDCGSRTHPDYPEQQPAPGARMPTLREVFALVRACRAHDVRFNIETKVEAAAPHETAPREQFVRVVAEQVRQAGMLGRVTVQSFDWGALRLMRRVEPWLPVVALTEPKFLEVGEPGASPWLGGLDIDDFGGSPVRAVRTFGAAALSPLHGEPQGGAVGDPGYVPFTTPALVEEAHRAGLAVVPWTVNDEATMNALIDMGVDGLITDYPARLRRLLEAGGVPVAEPVRDCEQPASGA; from the coding sequence ATGAGATCGAAGTCGCTGCGCGCGGTGAGCTCCCTGCTGGTGTCGGTCGCGCTGTCGGCGGGCATCGTCGCGCCCGCGGCCGCCGGACCTCCCGGGCACGGGCCGGGCTTCGACCTACAGGCGCATCGCGGCGGCATCGCCCACTACCCGGAGGGCACGCTCCCGGCGTTCGCCAACGCCATGCGGATCGGTGTCACGACGCTCGAGCTCGACGTGCAGATCACCGCCGACGGGCGCGAGGTGGTCACCCACGACCGGCAGATCAAGCCCGGGAAGTGCCTGGACACCGCCCCCGCGTTCCCGGGTGACCCGCAGTTCCCGTACGCGGGCTCCTACGTCAAGGACCTCACCTTCGCGCAGGTCCGCACGCTGGACTGCGGTTCTCGGACCCACCCGGACTACCCCGAGCAGCAGCCGGCGCCCGGGGCGCGCATGCCGACGCTGCGCGAGGTCTTCGCCCTCGTCCGCGCCTGCCGCGCCCACGACGTCCGCTTCAACATCGAAACCAAGGTGGAGGCCGCCGCCCCGCACGAGACGGCCCCGCGCGAGCAGTTCGTGCGGGTGGTCGCCGAGCAGGTCCGCCAGGCCGGGATGCTCGGACGCGTCACGGTCCAGAGCTTCGACTGGGGTGCGCTGCGGCTGATGCGGCGGGTCGAGCCGTGGCTGCCCGTGGTCGCGCTCACCGAGCCGAAGTTCCTGGAGGTCGGCGAGCCAGGGGCATCGCCGTGGCTGGGCGGCCTGGACATCGACGACTTCGGCGGCAGCCCGGTGCGCGCGGTGCGGACCTTCGGAGCCGCCGCCCTGTCACCGCTGCACGGCGAACCGCAGGGCGGCGCGGTCGGCGACCCCGGCTACGTGCCGTTCACCACGCCGGCGCTCGTCGAGGAGGCGCACCGCGCGGGCCTGGCCGTCGTGCCGTGGACGGTGAACGACGAAGCCACGATGAACGCGCTGATCGACATGGGCGTCGACGGCCTGATCACCGACTACCCGGCTCGCTTGCGCCGGCTGCTGGAGGCCGGGGGAGTGCCCGTGGCGGAACCGGTGCGGGACTGCGAGCAGCCCGCGAGTGGCGCCTAG
- a CDS encoding MFS transporter: MRVVSDRRAANPLRGRSFLLMLLAVLGGFAGYVLLLPVVPLWAVVGGAGEIAAGATNAVFMLVTVLTQLAMPWLLRRVGHRLALGAGTLLIGLPTPLFAVSQEMWALLAVSGLRGIGFGLLTVAGSALVAELVPVAMRGRAAGLYGLSVGLPNVVFLPAGVWLAQHVGFVPLFWIATALPVAMTAAVFWIAPVRRPEAGPAAARTFPLTLFSPWLVMCVVATAAGGLVAFLPLAITAWAVTPALLSFGLATVAGRWLAGQVGDRFGGGLVVVPSVVLAGAGTAAIALASAGAAAVAIAGAFALGAGFGAVQNVTLVMMFERAESGAASTAWNIAYDAGNGIGAVGFGVLVTATDYPTTFGAMAAVVLAFTSLAIADQRGRARSR; this comes from the coding sequence GTGCGAGTCGTATCCGACCGCCGCGCCGCGAACCCGCTGCGCGGTCGTTCGTTCCTGCTGATGCTGCTGGCGGTGCTGGGCGGTTTCGCCGGCTACGTGCTGCTGCTGCCGGTGGTGCCGCTGTGGGCCGTCGTCGGTGGCGCGGGCGAGATCGCCGCCGGCGCGACCAACGCGGTGTTCATGCTGGTCACCGTGCTGACCCAGCTCGCGATGCCGTGGCTGCTGCGCCGGGTCGGGCACCGCCTCGCGCTGGGCGCCGGCACGCTGCTGATCGGCCTGCCGACCCCGCTGTTCGCGGTCTCGCAGGAGATGTGGGCGCTGCTGGCGGTGTCCGGCCTGCGCGGCATCGGCTTCGGGCTGCTCACGGTCGCGGGCAGCGCGCTGGTCGCCGAGCTGGTGCCGGTGGCGATGCGGGGACGCGCGGCCGGGCTCTACGGCCTGTCGGTCGGGCTGCCGAACGTGGTGTTCCTGCCCGCCGGGGTGTGGCTGGCCCAGCACGTCGGCTTCGTGCCGCTGTTCTGGATCGCCACGGCGCTGCCGGTCGCCATGACCGCGGCGGTCTTCTGGATCGCGCCCGTGCGCAGACCCGAGGCCGGTCCGGCCGCCGCGCGGACCTTCCCGCTGACGTTGTTCTCGCCGTGGCTGGTCATGTGCGTGGTCGCGACGGCCGCGGGCGGCCTGGTGGCGTTCCTGCCGCTGGCGATCACGGCGTGGGCGGTGACGCCCGCCCTGCTGTCGTTCGGCCTCGCGACCGTGGCCGGGCGCTGGCTCGCCGGTCAGGTGGGCGACCGGTTCGGAGGCGGGCTGGTGGTCGTGCCGAGCGTGGTGCTGGCCGGAGCCGGCACGGCCGCGATCGCCCTGGCGTCGGCCGGTGCGGCGGCCGTCGCCATCGCCGGGGCCTTCGCGCTCGGAGCCGGGTTCGGCGCGGTCCAGAACGTCACGCTGGTGATGATGTTCGAGCGGGCGGAGTCGGGGGCGGCCAGCACGGCGTGGAACATCGCCTACGACGCGGGCAACGGCATCGGTGCGGTCGGTTTCGGGGTGCTGGTGACGGCCACCGACTACCCGACGACCTTCGGCGCCATGGCGGCGGTGGTGCTGGCGTTCACCTCCCTCGCGATCGCCGACCAGCGGGGGAGAGCCCGTTCGCGGTGA
- a CDS encoding M14 family zinc carboxypeptidase has translation MRRLRALTLATIVAGTAFTAPAAATAPPAAPAEPAAAPAEPCSEEPRENPVTEFTSYDEMLVELGRIERVSRGRVAVETAGESNRGRDLVTARVGDGPKAVLITAEIHGNEKTGPDAVLHLLDFLGTSDSPKARQIRSELTVVAMPKINPDAGALDRRGNDMTWEEAKLRHPQLASAPPPWNYYTGSLQGDDYSQQPGFDVNRDYNPDLDYRPRPQDFPGASDRPGWFLSPETSTVRDVYRGLQREFGGVDSYIDLHHQGACYTVPGTGRFVTMSLSGKFVADPAAPGSPYAAYADGFPLDYSKQLNVAAYNALQAAANQNPAFGDITLYPQDIDLPGTGLGTFQLNGSGAVLFEVRGQTQTLGERHREMLTRTVEIGLDGILASVAGGQVHNLDPAAYDRIPPTDRDQTRGTITEIED, from the coding sequence ATGCGTCGACTACGAGCGCTGACGTTGGCGACCATCGTGGCGGGTACCGCCTTCACCGCCCCCGCCGCGGCGACCGCCCCGCCGGCGGCCCCAGCCGAACCGGCGGCGGCCCCAGCCGAACCGTGCAGCGAGGAGCCGCGCGAGAACCCGGTCACCGAGTTCACCAGCTACGACGAGATGCTGGTCGAGCTCGGCCGCATCGAGCGGGTCAGCCGCGGCAGGGTCGCCGTCGAGACCGCGGGCGAGTCCAACCGCGGCCGCGACCTGGTGACCGCCCGCGTCGGCGACGGACCCAAGGCCGTGCTGATCACCGCCGAGATCCACGGCAACGAGAAGACCGGTCCGGACGCGGTCCTGCACCTGCTGGACTTCCTCGGCACCTCGGACTCCCCGAAGGCGCGCCAGATCCGCTCCGAGCTGACGGTCGTGGCGATGCCCAAGATCAACCCTGACGCGGGCGCGCTCGACCGGCGCGGCAACGACATGACGTGGGAGGAGGCCAAGCTCCGCCACCCCCAGCTCGCGAGCGCCCCGCCGCCGTGGAACTACTACACCGGCTCGTTGCAGGGCGACGACTACTCGCAGCAGCCGGGCTTCGACGTCAACCGCGACTACAACCCGGATCTGGACTACAGGCCGCGCCCGCAGGACTTCCCGGGCGCCAGCGACCGGCCAGGCTGGTTCCTGAGCCCGGAGACCAGCACCGTGCGCGACGTCTACCGCGGGCTGCAACGCGAGTTCGGCGGGGTGGACAGCTACATCGACCTGCACCACCAGGGCGCCTGCTACACCGTGCCGGGCACCGGCCGGTTCGTGACGATGAGCCTGTCCGGCAAGTTCGTGGCCGACCCCGCGGCGCCCGGCTCGCCCTACGCCGCCTACGCCGACGGCTTCCCGCTCGACTACTCCAAGCAGCTCAACGTCGCCGCCTACAACGCCCTGCAGGCGGCGGCGAACCAGAACCCGGCCTTCGGCGACATCACGCTCTACCCGCAGGACATCGACCTGCCCGGCACCGGGCTCGGCACCTTCCAGCTCAACGGCAGCGGCGCCGTGCTTTTCGAGGTGCGGGGGCAGACGCAGACGCTCGGTGAGCGCCACCGGGAGATGCTGACCAGGACGGTGGAGATCGGCCTGGACGGCATCCTGGCCTCGGTGGCCGGCGGCCAGGTGCACAACCTCGACCCGGCCGCCTACGACCGGATCCCGCCGACCGACCGCGACCAGACGCGGGGCACGATCACCGAGATCGAGGACTGA
- a CDS encoding DUF6319 family protein: protein MSQARALSSDEVRGLREQLAAGETPTVWFTPAAVGVQEGRSGKVMALDEPAEGDFIQVRPAGSKDVLSFSVGEVTMVKPPRKRSDDSAGSRGRSRSGSGSGAGSASGAGTASGSGSAKGSGSAPAPAKASGSASGSGSAGAASSKPAASSPSGGATSGRSSAGQGTAGSGASRASDAADAARTSSSATAAKSSSAGARRKQRQPTEATVTLTADQAGQWSVEVSTGKKRVLRPMAVPASAVAQAAKALHDDVADAVEPLIDAAREQQRARVEQLQQELADAQRMLDELTD, encoded by the coding sequence ATGTCTCAGGCCCGTGCGCTGTCGTCCGACGAGGTCCGCGGTCTGCGGGAGCAGCTCGCCGCGGGCGAGACCCCCACGGTGTGGTTCACCCCGGCGGCGGTGGGCGTCCAGGAGGGACGCTCCGGCAAGGTCATGGCACTCGACGAGCCTGCCGAAGGCGACTTCATCCAGGTCCGTCCGGCAGGATCGAAGGACGTGCTGTCCTTCTCCGTCGGTGAGGTGACGATGGTCAAGCCACCGCGCAAGCGATCGGACGACTCGGCCGGGTCGCGCGGCCGGTCGCGCAGCGGCTCGGGTTCAGGTGCGGGTTCGGCTTCCGGCGCCGGTACGGCGTCGGGTTCCGGCTCGGCGAAGGGTTCGGGTTCCGCTCCGGCTCCGGCGAAGGCTTCCGGCTCGGCGTCGGGTTCGGGCTCGGCCGGCGCCGCGTCGAGCAAGCCGGCGGCGTCATCGCCGTCGGGCGGCGCGACGTCCGGGCGGTCGTCGGCGGGTCAGGGCACCGCGGGCTCCGGCGCTTCGCGCGCTTCCGACGCCGCCGATGCGGCGCGGACGAGTTCGTCCGCCACCGCCGCGAAGTCGTCGAGCGCCGGTGCGCGGCGCAAGCAGCGCCAGCCCACCGAGGCCACCGTGACGCTGACGGCCGACCAGGCGGGGCAGTGGAGCGTCGAGGTCAGCACCGGCAAGAAGCGGGTGCTGCGGCCGATGGCGGTGCCTGCCTCCGCCGTGGCGCAGGCGGCGAAGGCCCTGCACGACGACGTCGCCGACGCGGTCGAGCCGCTGATCGACGCCGCGCGCGAACAGCAGCGCGCCCGCGTCGAACAGCTCCAGCAGGAGCTGGCCGACGCGCAGCGCATGCTCGACGAGCTGACCGACTAG
- a CDS encoding flavin-containing monooxygenase: MARRRSKPQSTSNPVHDTSVVIVGTGFSGLGTAIKLKQAGIHDFVVLEKSDDLGGTWRDNTYPGCACDVPSLMYSFSFEQNPDWSRFFAGQQEISDYLQHCADKYGVREHIHHGVEFTGAEYDETTQTWRVSTKGGTEYVGRALVSGVGALHLPSYPDLPGVEGFEGEVFHSAEWNHDFDLEGKRVAVVGTGASAIQFVPQIAEEVAQLHLFQRTPPWIQPKPDRPISEGVRKWFRRLPPAQRIARAAVYWLLEARSLVVFSPRFGRISEMLSKRYIRRTIKDPELREAVTPDYSIGCKRILLSSDYYPALNRSNVDVRTSGIKEVRKRSVVTGDGEEHSVDAIIYGTGFHVTDAFDHLEIVGREGRKLQDAWKDGMEAHLGVTVSGFPNLFFLLGPNTGLGHNSVVFMIESQINYVLSCLRPICRGDIGHIDVRQSVQDEFNREIQSKLSGAVWSEGGCRSWYLDANGVNRTIWPGPTWKYWLRTRKADPADYEIQAAGRR, translated from the coding sequence ATGGCGAGGCGCAGGTCCAAGCCCCAGAGCACTTCGAACCCGGTGCACGACACCTCCGTCGTGATCGTCGGTACCGGGTTCTCCGGGCTCGGCACGGCGATCAAGCTCAAGCAGGCGGGCATCCACGACTTCGTCGTGCTGGAGAAGTCCGACGACCTCGGCGGGACGTGGCGCGACAACACCTACCCGGGGTGCGCCTGCGACGTGCCGTCGCTGATGTACTCGTTCTCCTTCGAGCAGAACCCCGACTGGTCCCGGTTCTTCGCCGGGCAGCAGGAGATCTCCGACTACCTCCAGCACTGCGCCGACAAGTACGGCGTGCGCGAGCACATCCACCACGGCGTCGAGTTCACCGGTGCCGAGTACGACGAGACGACCCAGACCTGGCGGGTCTCGACCAAGGGCGGCACCGAGTACGTGGGGCGGGCGCTGGTCTCCGGCGTCGGCGCCCTGCACCTCCCGAGCTATCCGGACCTGCCCGGCGTGGAGGGGTTCGAGGGCGAGGTGTTCCACTCCGCGGAGTGGAACCACGACTTCGACCTGGAGGGCAAGCGGGTCGCGGTGGTCGGCACCGGCGCCAGCGCCATCCAGTTCGTGCCGCAGATCGCCGAGGAGGTCGCGCAACTCCACCTGTTCCAGCGCACGCCACCGTGGATCCAGCCCAAGCCCGACCGGCCCATCTCCGAAGGCGTGCGCAAGTGGTTCCGGCGGTTGCCGCCGGCGCAGCGCATCGCGCGCGCGGCGGTCTACTGGCTGCTGGAGGCGCGGTCGCTGGTGGTCTTCAGCCCACGGTTCGGGCGGATCTCGGAGATGCTGTCCAAGCGCTACATCCGCCGGACCATCAAGGACCCGGAGCTGCGCGAGGCCGTCACCCCGGACTACTCCATCGGCTGCAAGCGGATCCTGCTCTCCAGCGACTACTACCCGGCGCTCAACCGGTCCAACGTGGACGTGCGGACCAGCGGGATCAAGGAGGTCCGCAAGCGTTCGGTGGTCACCGGCGACGGTGAGGAGCACTCGGTGGACGCCATCATCTACGGCACCGGCTTCCACGTCACCGACGCGTTCGACCACCTCGAAATCGTCGGCCGGGAGGGTCGCAAGCTCCAGGACGCGTGGAAGGACGGGATGGAGGCCCACCTCGGCGTCACCGTCTCCGGTTTCCCGAACCTGTTCTTCCTGCTCGGCCCCAACACCGGACTCGGGCACAACTCGGTCGTGTTCATGATCGAGTCGCAGATCAACTACGTGCTGAGCTGCCTGCGGCCGATCTGCCGTGGCGACATCGGCCACATCGACGTCCGCCAGTCCGTCCAGGACGAGTTCAACCGCGAGATCCAGTCGAAGCTCTCGGGCGCGGTCTGGTCCGAGGGCGGCTGCCGGAGCTGGTACCTCGACGCCAACGGCGTCAACCGCACCATCTGGCCGGGTCCGACCTGGAAGTACTGGCTGCGCACGAGGAAGGCCGATCCGGCGGACTACGAGATCCAGGCCGCGGGGCGCCGTTGA
- a CDS encoding TetR/AcrR family transcriptional regulator, producing the protein METQQAVGSSARPAGRKRLPRAERERQILAVAEEVFARDGYQDTSMDDIAQRVGLSKPMLYEYFGSKEGLLLACLEKAKRELLESTMRAAEKAVGPEQLLHDCLLSFFRFGEEHAQAWALLRNESAVPSSSVHTELESIRLQQTELTASLMRVARPDLEPLQLEAFAEAIIGACERLALWRERRPEITPQDATRHLMTLLLPSLSPPAP; encoded by the coding sequence GTGGAGACGCAGCAGGCAGTCGGTTCATCCGCGCGCCCGGCCGGGCGCAAGCGCCTTCCCCGGGCCGAGCGCGAGCGGCAGATCCTCGCCGTGGCCGAGGAGGTGTTCGCCCGCGACGGCTACCAGGACACGTCGATGGACGACATCGCCCAGCGCGTCGGGTTGAGCAAGCCGATGCTCTACGAGTACTTCGGCTCGAAGGAGGGCCTGCTGCTGGCGTGCCTGGAGAAGGCGAAGCGCGAGCTGCTGGAGTCGACCATGCGGGCCGCCGAGAAGGCCGTCGGCCCCGAGCAGCTGCTGCACGACTGCCTGCTGTCCTTCTTCCGGTTCGGCGAGGAGCACGCCCAGGCGTGGGCGTTGCTGCGCAACGAGTCCGCGGTCCCCAGCTCCTCGGTGCACACCGAGCTGGAGTCGATCCGCCTCCAGCAGACCGAGCTGACCGCGAGCCTGATGCGGGTCGCCCGGCCCGACCTGGAGCCGTTGCAGCTCGAGGCCTTCGCCGAGGCGATCATCGGCGCCTGCGAACGGCTGGCGCTGTGGCGGGAGCGCCGCCCCGAGATCACCCCGCAAGACGCCACGCGGCACCTGATGACGCTGCTGCTGCCGAGCCTGAGTCCGCCCGCGCCGTAG